A genomic window from Ruminiclostridium cellulolyticum H10 includes:
- a CDS encoding flagellar hook-basal body protein yields MMRALYTAGSGMKAQQFNVDVISNNLANVNTTGYKKERAEFKDLLYQTMDRAYVLNDAGKPVNLQVGHGTVVSSTVRNFENGTPEQTSSNLDFAIDGEGFFTIMGPQGTVQYTRDGSFKLSITEDGMKKLTTADGYAVLDNSGEEILFDPEVNISELSVSPRGEMSYKDAEGVSVPMDQTIGMVIFPNKYALEAVGNNLYSSNSATGEPVQVSEDENAKSIMKQGFLESSNVQVVDEMVKLIVAQRAYEVSSKAIQSSDDMLQIANNLRR; encoded by the coding sequence ATGATGAGAGCATTGTATACAGCCGGCTCAGGAATGAAGGCTCAGCAGTTTAATGTAGATGTTATTTCAAATAATCTTGCAAACGTAAATACCACAGGATATAAAAAGGAAAGAGCAGAGTTCAAGGATTTACTATACCAGACAATGGACAGGGCATATGTCCTGAACGATGCCGGAAAGCCGGTAAATCTTCAGGTTGGACATGGAACTGTAGTAAGCTCCACAGTGAGAAATTTTGAAAACGGTACCCCTGAGCAGACAAGTTCCAATCTCGATTTTGCTATAGATGGAGAAGGCTTCTTTACTATAATGGGCCCACAGGGAACTGTCCAGTATACAAGAGATGGTTCCTTCAAGCTGAGTATTACAGAGGACGGCATGAAGAAACTTACCACCGCTGATGGATACGCTGTTCTTGACAATTCAGGAGAGGAGATACTATTCGACCCTGAAGTAAATATATCAGAGCTTTCAGTTTCTCCCCGCGGAGAGATGAGCTACAAGGATGCTGAAGGCGTCAGTGTTCCTATGGATCAGACTATAGGGATGGTAATTTTTCCCAACAAGTATGCATTAGAAGCAGTAGGAAACAATCTTTACTCAAGTAATTCAGCAACCGGAGAACCTGTTCAGGTCAGTGAAGATGAAAATGCTAAGAGCATTATGAAGCAGGGTTTTCTTGAATCCTCCAATGTACAGGTTGTTGACGAAATGGTAAAGCTTATTGTTGCACAGAGAGCATATGAAGTCAGTTCAAAGGCAATACAGTCATCTGACGATATGCTTCAGATAGCAAATAATTTGAGAAGATAG